One window from the genome of Natronomonas pharaonis DSM 2160 encodes:
- a CDS encoding anthranilate phosphoribosyltransferase, with protein MLTEKQEFGDWPLKRLMTEVVGTGIKSAEDMSREQATDAFRRIVAGEPDETTLGAFWLANRWKRNTPEELAAFLDVMLESVERAEPKADPVDCGANYDGKAETAILGVAAGAVAAGAGTPVVVHGGDRIPSQKSPAYKDVLDELGVTTELDPEESAAMVDETGFGFYFQPAFNPAIDDLYDRRDEMGVRTFVNTIETLANPAGASVHLGSFYHLTFAEKVIDTIRAAERSRFDRAILFQGMEGYDDIRPGYTKVAEWADDGALDDVMNDYEIETAELGMDFEYDDLAVDDIAADSAAITEAVLTGERTDQFRDAVLLNGAFRIYAGGDADSFEAGLDAAERALDDGSAAAVLTDLQSF; from the coding sequence ATGCTTACCGAGAAACAGGAATTCGGAGATTGGCCGCTGAAGCGACTGATGACAGAGGTCGTCGGAACCGGCATCAAATCAGCCGAGGACATGTCACGGGAACAGGCGACCGACGCCTTCCGGCGAATCGTCGCCGGCGAGCCCGATGAGACGACGCTCGGGGCCTTCTGGCTCGCCAACCGCTGGAAACGGAACACGCCAGAGGAACTGGCGGCGTTTCTGGACGTGATGCTCGAATCGGTCGAGCGGGCCGAGCCGAAGGCTGACCCTGTCGACTGCGGCGCGAACTACGACGGCAAGGCCGAGACGGCGATTCTCGGCGTCGCCGCCGGGGCTGTCGCAGCGGGGGCGGGAACGCCGGTCGTCGTTCACGGCGGCGACCGCATCCCGAGCCAGAAGTCGCCGGCCTACAAGGACGTCCTCGACGAACTCGGCGTCACGACCGAACTCGACCCCGAGGAATCGGCCGCGATGGTCGACGAAACCGGCTTCGGCTTCTATTTCCAGCCGGCGTTCAATCCCGCTATCGACGACCTCTATGACCGCCGCGACGAGATGGGTGTTCGGACCTTCGTCAACACCATCGAGACGCTCGCCAACCCCGCCGGCGCGTCGGTCCACCTCGGCAGCTTCTATCATCTCACCTTCGCCGAGAAGGTCATCGACACGATACGGGCCGCCGAGCGGAGCCGCTTTGACCGCGCCATTCTCTTTCAGGGGATGGAAGGATACGACGACATCCGTCCCGGCTACACCAAGGTCGCCGAGTGGGCCGACGACGGCGCACTCGACGACGTGATGAACGACTACGAGATAGAGACCGCAGAGCTCGGAATGGACTTCGAGTACGACGACCTCGCCGTCGACGACATTGCGGCTGACTCGGCAGCTATCACCGAGGCTGTCCTGACCGGCGAGCGAACAGACCAGTTCCGCGACGCCGTGCTTCTCAACGGCGCGTTCCGCATCTACGCGGGCGGCGACGCCGACAGCTTCGAAGCGGGGCTGGACGCCGCCGAGCGCGCGCTCGACGACGGGAGCGCAGCGGCCGTCCTCACCGACCTGCAATCGTTCTGA
- a CDS encoding TetR/AcrR family transcriptional regulator: protein MVEETRERIMEATYRALCDNGYAALTMQDIADEGDCSKSLLHYHFDTKEELLASLLAYLLERFEERVSADPETPRDQLADLVGLFLFGDGERSREEHRAFHTALLELRAQAIHNETFREQLAENDERIHATVAAVVERGVEEGQFRPVDAERLAAHVLAAIQGARIRWVTLGNEAGLELVYGALVEGLIDGWLVVE from the coding sequence ATGGTCGAGGAGACGCGGGAGCGCATCATGGAGGCAACCTACCGGGCGCTCTGTGACAACGGCTACGCCGCGCTGACGATGCAGGACATCGCCGACGAGGGCGACTGCAGCAAGTCGCTACTGCACTATCATTTCGATACGAAAGAGGAGCTACTCGCCTCGCTCTTGGCGTATCTTCTCGAACGCTTCGAGGAGCGCGTCTCCGCGGACCCGGAGACGCCGCGCGACCAACTTGCCGACCTCGTCGGCCTGTTTCTCTTCGGCGACGGCGAGCGAAGCCGCGAGGAACACCGCGCGTTCCACACCGCGCTGTTGGAACTCCGCGCGCAGGCCATCCACAACGAGACGTTCCGAGAGCAGTTGGCCGAAAACGACGAGCGAATCCATGCGACGGTTGCCGCCGTCGTCGAACGCGGCGTCGAAGAGGGGCAGTTCCGGCCAGTCGACGCTGAACGGCTGGCGGCGCACGTACTGGCTGCGATTCAGGGCGCGCGAATCAGGTGGGTCACGCTCGGAAACGAGGCGGGCCTCGAACTGGTCTACGGCGCGCTGGTTGAAGGACTCATCGACGGCTGGCTGGTCGTCGAGTAG
- the mutL gene encoding DNA mismatch repair endonuclease MutL, whose product MAPEIRELDAETRDRIAAGEVVERPASVVKELVENALDADASRVDVTVEAGGKDRIVVADDGVGMSETDARAAVKEHTTSKLRDVSDLDTIGTLGFRGEALHAIGSVARLRLRTKPRDGTRGTELVVEGGDVVDCGPVGCPEGTTVEVTALFENVPARRKYLKTDTTEFDHVQQVVAGYALAAPDVAVRLDHDGRETFATPGDGDRQSAVLEVYGREVAASMVSVEQSWDDGPVAGVAGLVSHPETNRAGRDYMTTLVNGRYVTASAVREAIVEAYGRQLAADRYPFAVIDIDLPPGGVDVNVHPRKLEVLFSDEKTVRERVENAVESALLDAGLLRSRAPRGQSAPEQTEIPADEEPPRTESGHRRRPAVGSSSTSGRAADSTEQSNAADDVRSDPPAASGGGTEPDVTASSDGTTESDATGPANASNDGPAPSPTSSPDESPGHAAADAAPPTAGESPAVARDDADSESTADAAASASDGTDRFRAATTQRTLDGETTTGTPETFDRLPSMTVFGQFDDTYLVAEADDGLVLIDQHAADERINYERLKAAVDGDLTTQALAEPVSVSLTAREAALVEEYGEALSRLGFRVRTDDDRTLTVTTAPALLVEAAGDAMPELARDLLGEFTGGDPDGTVAAVVDDLLGDLACHPSIKGNTSLREGTVEGLLSALDDCENPYACPHGRPTVLELPREEIETRFERDYPGHGDRRE is encoded by the coding sequence ATGGCACCGGAGATACGGGAACTCGACGCGGAGACGCGGGATAGAATCGCCGCCGGGGAGGTCGTCGAGCGACCGGCCTCGGTCGTCAAGGAACTTGTCGAGAACGCTCTCGACGCCGACGCCTCGCGGGTCGACGTGACCGTCGAGGCCGGCGGCAAGGACCGCATCGTCGTCGCCGACGACGGCGTCGGGATGTCCGAGACGGACGCCCGCGCGGCGGTCAAAGAACACACCACCAGCAAGCTCCGGGACGTCAGCGACCTCGACACCATCGGTACGCTCGGCTTCCGGGGTGAGGCGCTCCACGCCATCGGCTCGGTTGCCCGCCTCCGGCTCCGGACGAAACCCCGCGACGGCACCCGCGGCACCGAACTCGTCGTCGAAGGCGGCGATGTCGTCGATTGTGGGCCGGTCGGCTGCCCCGAAGGGACGACGGTCGAAGTGACAGCACTGTTCGAGAACGTCCCTGCCCGCCGAAAATACCTCAAGACCGACACGACCGAGTTCGACCACGTCCAGCAGGTCGTCGCCGGCTACGCGCTCGCTGCCCCCGACGTGGCCGTGCGCCTCGACCACGACGGCCGGGAGACGTTTGCGACACCGGGCGACGGCGACAGACAGAGCGCGGTCCTCGAAGTTTACGGCCGCGAGGTCGCCGCATCGATGGTTTCCGTCGAGCAGTCGTGGGACGACGGCCCCGTTGCTGGCGTTGCGGGTCTTGTGAGCCATCCCGAGACGAACCGCGCCGGCCGCGACTACATGACGACGCTGGTCAACGGCCGCTATGTGACCGCCAGCGCCGTCCGAGAGGCTATCGTCGAGGCCTACGGCCGCCAGCTCGCTGCCGACCGATATCCCTTCGCCGTCATCGATATAGACCTGCCGCCCGGTGGCGTCGATGTCAACGTCCATCCGCGCAAGCTCGAAGTCCTCTTTTCGGACGAGAAAACGGTCCGCGAGCGGGTCGAAAACGCCGTCGAATCGGCGCTTCTCGACGCTGGCCTCCTGCGGTCCCGCGCACCACGGGGCCAGTCTGCCCCCGAGCAGACCGAGATTCCCGCCGACGAGGAGCCGCCCCGGACCGAATCGGGGCATCGTCGCCGCCCGGCCGTCGGCTCCTCGTCCACGTCGGGACGTGCCGCTGATTCGACGGAGCAATCCAACGCCGCCGACGACGTGCGCAGTGACCCGCCAGCCGCTTCGGGCGGCGGTACGGAGCCGGACGTCACTGCCTCCTCGGACGGAACGACGGAGTCAGACGCCACCGGGCCAGCCAACGCCTCCAACGACGGTCCGGCTCCGTCTCCGACTTCCTCTCCGGACGAGTCGCCCGGCCATGCTGCTGCAGACGCCGCCCCGCCGACGGCTGGCGAGTCCCCGGCCGTCGCCCGGGACGATGCCGATTCGGAATCTACGGCTGATGCCGCGGCCTCAGCGTCCGATGGAACCGACCGGTTCCGGGCGGCAACGACCCAGCGGACCCTCGACGGCGAGACGACGACCGGGACGCCCGAAACCTTCGACCGGCTGCCGTCGATGACCGTCTTCGGACAGTTCGACGACACCTACCTCGTCGCCGAGGCCGACGACGGGTTGGTGCTCATCGACCAGCACGCCGCCGACGAGCGAATCAACTACGAGCGGCTCAAGGCCGCCGTTGACGGCGACCTGACGACACAGGCGCTGGCCGAGCCGGTGTCGGTGTCGCTGACCGCCCGCGAGGCTGCCCTCGTCGAGGAGTACGGCGAGGCGCTCTCGCGACTCGGGTTCCGCGTTCGGACTGATGACGACCGAACGCTAACGGTGACGACGGCTCCGGCGCTGCTTGTCGAGGCGGCCGGCGATGCGATGCCGGAGTTGGCGCGGGACCTGCTCGGAGAGTTCACCGGCGGCGACCCGGACGGCACCGTGGCGGCGGTCGTTGATGACCTTCTCGGCGACCTCGCGTGCCACCCGTCAATCAAGGGCAATACGTCGCTCCGTGAGGGCACCGTCGAGGGGCTGCTGTCGGCGCTGGACGACTGTGAAAACCCCTACGCCTGCCCGCACGGCCGGCCGACGGTCCTCGAACTCCCACGCGAAGAAATCGAGACACGGTTCGAGCGTGACTATCCGGGCCACGGCGACCGCCGTGAGTAG
- the mutS gene encoding DNA mismatch repair protein MutS, giving the protein MASGIVGEYFELRASASADLLAMQMGDFYEFFGEDAELVGDELDLKVSERSSGGESYAMAGVPVDDLTPYLKALAERGYRVAVADQRETDDGIVREVTRTVTPGTLVETDDADAKYLASVVYENNEYGLALCDITTGQFRATAVSGPDAADRALTELYRFGPVELLPGPTVRTDDSFLGQLRERLDGRLTLHDTDAFAPGRARARLGEQFGDAVDAVGLESDAAVAAAGAVIDYVDETGVGALASITRLQAYAPDDHVSLDGTTQRNLELTEPMTEGGQTLFATVDHTETSAGRRLLEAWLKRPLKRRGELDRRQQAVAALVGDALAREALRETLSSAYDLERVASRAVAGNADADALLRARETLGLVEDLRTRIDDAARLSSSPVADLFADLDVEAVETLRSELEALADDPPKTLHEGGLIRRGYDEELDDLVERHETAVEWFETLAEREKRAHGLTHVTVDRNKTDGYYIQVGKSETDAVPDHYEGIKTLKNAERYVFEELREKEREILRLEEVRGDREYEAFCRLRESVADSAELLQRVGRTLAELDVYCSLAAHAAKHGWTRPELTDTRAIDIEAGRHPVVETEVQFVPNDLYLDRERRFLLVTGPNMSGKSTYMRQAALITLLAQVGSFVPADSARVGLVDGVFTRVGALDELAQGRSTFMVEMEELSNILHSATEDSLVILDEVGRGTATYDGISIAWAATEYLHNEVGAFTLFATHYHELTTLADELPRVENVHVAVAGDPEDGDGDVTFLRTVEPGATDRSYGVHVADLAGVPDPVVDRAGAVLSRLREDRAVEAKGGDSGEPVQTVFDLSDGQFRENGDNSADSDEGGELDPETAAVVDELADLEVDETPPVELMARVQEWQQRLDGE; this is encoded by the coding sequence ATGGCTTCGGGCATCGTCGGTGAGTACTTCGAGTTGCGAGCGTCGGCGTCGGCCGACCTGTTGGCGATGCAGATGGGCGATTTCTACGAGTTCTTCGGCGAGGACGCCGAACTCGTCGGCGACGAACTCGATTTGAAGGTCTCAGAGCGCTCGTCGGGCGGCGAGAGCTACGCGATGGCCGGCGTCCCGGTCGACGACCTGACGCCGTACCTCAAGGCGCTGGCCGAGCGCGGCTATCGGGTCGCCGTCGCCGACCAACGGGAGACCGACGACGGCATCGTCAGGGAAGTTACCCGAACCGTCACGCCCGGAACGCTCGTCGAGACGGACGATGCCGACGCGAAGTATCTCGCTAGCGTTGTCTACGAGAACAACGAATACGGGTTGGCGCTCTGTGATATCACCACCGGTCAGTTCCGGGCGACGGCCGTTTCCGGCCCTGACGCAGCCGACCGTGCGCTGACCGAACTCTACCGATTCGGTCCGGTCGAGCTGCTCCCCGGCCCCACAGTCAGGACCGACGACAGTTTCCTCGGACAGTTGCGCGAGCGGCTCGACGGCCGGCTCACGCTCCACGATACTGACGCGTTCGCGCCCGGTCGCGCTCGCGCTCGCCTCGGCGAGCAGTTCGGCGACGCCGTCGATGCCGTCGGCCTCGAAAGCGATGCTGCCGTCGCGGCCGCCGGTGCGGTCATCGACTACGTCGACGAGACCGGCGTCGGAGCGCTGGCGTCGATAACGCGGCTGCAGGCGTACGCCCCCGACGACCACGTCTCGCTGGACGGCACCACACAGCGGAACCTTGAGCTGACCGAGCCGATGACCGAGGGCGGACAGACTCTGTTTGCGACCGTCGACCACACCGAGACCAGTGCCGGTCGCCGGCTGCTCGAAGCGTGGCTCAAGCGCCCGCTCAAGCGCCGTGGCGAACTCGACCGCAGACAGCAGGCTGTCGCCGCGCTCGTCGGCGACGCGCTGGCACGGGAGGCGCTTCGAGAGACCCTATCGTCGGCCTACGACCTCGAACGGGTCGCCTCGCGAGCCGTTGCGGGCAACGCCGATGCCGATGCGTTGCTTCGGGCCCGTGAGACGCTGGGACTGGTCGAGGACCTGCGGACCCGTATCGACGACGCCGCCCGGCTGTCGTCATCACCGGTCGCCGACCTGTTTGCTGACCTCGATGTCGAGGCCGTCGAGACACTCCGGTCGGAACTGGAGGCGCTCGCCGACGACCCGCCGAAGACGCTCCACGAGGGCGGTTTGATACGACGCGGCTACGACGAGGAACTCGACGACCTCGTCGAGCGCCACGAGACCGCAGTCGAGTGGTTCGAGACGCTCGCCGAGCGGGAAAAACGGGCCCACGGTCTCACCCACGTTACCGTCGACCGGAACAAGACGGACGGCTACTACATCCAGGTCGGCAAATCCGAAACCGATGCGGTGCCGGACCACTACGAGGGAATCAAGACGCTGAAAAACGCCGAGCGGTACGTCTTCGAGGAGCTTCGCGAGAAGGAACGGGAGATTCTCCGTCTCGAAGAGGTCCGCGGGGACCGCGAGTACGAGGCCTTCTGCCGGCTCCGGGAGTCGGTCGCCGACTCGGCCGAACTCCTCCAGCGGGTCGGCCGGACGCTTGCGGAACTCGATGTCTACTGTTCGCTTGCGGCCCACGCCGCAAAGCACGGCTGGACCCGGCCGGAACTGACCGACACACGAGCTATTGATATCGAAGCCGGTCGGCATCCGGTCGTCGAGACCGAAGTCCAGTTCGTTCCCAACGACCTCTATCTCGACCGCGAGCGCCGTTTCCTACTCGTCACCGGGCCGAATATGTCCGGCAAATCGACCTACATGCGGCAGGCGGCGCTGATTACGCTTTTAGCGCAGGTCGGCTCCTTTGTCCCCGCCGACAGCGCCCGCGTCGGCCTCGTGGACGGCGTTTTCACCCGCGTTGGCGCTCTCGATGAACTCGCACAGGGCCGCTCGACGTTTATGGTCGAGATGGAGGAACTCTCGAACATCCTCCACAGCGCCACCGAGGACTCGCTCGTCATCCTTGATGAGGTCGGCCGCGGCACCGCCACCTACGACGGCATTTCTATCGCGTGGGCGGCTACCGAGTACCTGCACAACGAGGTTGGCGCGTTCACGCTCTTTGCGACCCACTACCACGAGCTGACGACGTTGGCCGATGAGCTCCCGCGCGTCGAAAACGTCCATGTCGCCGTCGCGGGCGACCCTGAAGACGGCGACGGCGACGTTACCTTCCTCCGGACGGTCGAGCCCGGCGCGACCGACCGTTCCTACGGTGTTCACGTCGCCGACTTGGCGGGCGTTCCCGACCCGGTCGTCGACCGCGCCGGCGCAGTGCTCTCGCGGCTTCGGGAGGACCGGGCCGTCGAGGCGAAGGGCGGTGACTCCGGCGAGCCGGTACAGACGGTGTTTGACCTCTCGGACGGCCAGTTCCGCGAGAACGGCGACAACAGCGCCGACAGCGACGAGGGCGGCGAACTCGACCCCGAAACAGCGGCCGTCGTCGATGAACTCGCCGACCTCGAAGTCGACGAGACGCCACCGGTAGAGCTGATGGCCCGGGTACAGGAGTGGCAACAGCGGCTCGATGGCGAGTGA
- a CDS encoding TRAP transporter permease: protein MTDASSDPEDRPTNTGTDADRSDERSPTDTVDAEEDPENILEEIERKRSLRGWSVVLVAVVGILFSAFQMWLSARGFIVEVTVPLAGTYRITSFETLQIRSVHVTFALIMAFLLYPPLTGAGRLTRSIGGFLDVVSNRVGGSIAAAIAFLRRAVRWFCFDPNKERITPLDGLLIVSALLPVVYFFRRYDEYQNVIRVLGLQNAATIDEIFPALEPLAVGPLATYSVAYLLGILGVLLVLEATRRALGLLLTGLVSIFVLYGRYGYLIPSDMAGIGQLAVRENRWDQVISYLWYTGEGIFGIPVSVSVRFIYIFILFGAFLEMSGAGKWFIDFAYSLTGTRKGGPAKASVVSSGFMGMLSGSSVANTVTTGAFTIPLMKRSGYSPEFAGAVESSTSSGGQILPPVMGAAAFLIVEYTGTPFRDVIVAATIPAVAFFFGMWVMVHFEAAKHDIGGLAREQLLDLKPHIKRGWFYLFPIVLLLYYIVGARLSIGRAGWLTIVATIAIVALVAAYNERTRGIIAGGLAVALAANIASYATAGVGLITLAFGGSGESLPVAAALRAGLGDLDAIAILLGVAVLLYDRSGTAPLLSLDSAVDDTADAIDDRLGRPVAASRAGRFATFILKSMEAGARTATVVVVAVAAAGIIPGIIGLTGLGPNLARLIVTVSAGSFVVLLLLAGVSAIIVGMGMPTTVMYIILVAMLGRAFPEFGVPLLAVHLYILYLGLMADVTPPVAVAAFAASGVAKSEPIETAIQAFLLSLNKILVPFAFVFTPGIMLLRPDGDPGETNLLSWADVTDFGFFVPEVVVPILGMFAGVYALGICIIGYFRAPVSRVQRVLYGVAALLLSVPGLVLLPTESLLGLLGVSVVLETLAADLLLRGVGAALFITLLEKGRREGRKESPSEPASPTAS from the coding sequence ATGACTGACGCTAGCTCCGACCCAGAGGACCGACCCACGAACACGGGGACCGACGCTGACCGCTCCGACGAGCGCTCCCCGACAGACACCGTCGACGCCGAGGAGGACCCGGAGAATATCCTCGAAGAAATCGAACGGAAGCGCTCCCTCCGCGGCTGGTCGGTCGTTCTCGTCGCGGTGGTCGGCATTCTGTTTTCGGCGTTCCAGATGTGGCTTTCGGCCCGCGGGTTCATCGTCGAGGTCACGGTTCCGTTGGCCGGTACCTACCGCATTACTTCGTTTGAAACGCTCCAGATACGCTCGGTCCACGTCACCTTCGCGCTGATAATGGCATTCCTGTTGTATCCGCCATTGACCGGCGCGGGACGGCTTACCCGCTCTATCGGCGGGTTCCTCGACGTGGTCTCGAACCGTGTCGGCGGCTCTATCGCGGCCGCTATTGCTTTTCTTCGCCGGGCCGTCCGCTGGTTTTGTTTCGACCCGAACAAGGAGCGAATCACGCCGCTCGATGGGCTGCTCATCGTCAGTGCACTGCTTCCGGTAGTGTACTTCTTCAGGCGGTACGACGAGTACCAGAACGTCATCCGCGTGCTGGGACTGCAAAACGCCGCGACCATTGACGAGATATTCCCAGCGCTTGAACCGCTCGCGGTCGGGCCGCTCGCCACCTATTCGGTCGCCTACTTGCTCGGCATTCTCGGCGTGCTGTTGGTACTGGAGGCGACCCGCCGTGCACTCGGACTGCTGCTGACCGGCCTCGTCTCTATCTTTGTCCTCTACGGCCGGTACGGATATCTCATCCCCTCCGACATGGCCGGAATCGGTCAGCTCGCGGTCCGCGAGAACCGGTGGGACCAGGTCATCTCGTATCTCTGGTACACCGGCGAAGGCATCTTCGGCATCCCCGTAAGCGTCAGCGTCAGGTTCATCTACATCTTCATCCTCTTCGGTGCGTTCTTGGAGATGTCCGGTGCCGGCAAGTGGTTCATCGACTTCGCGTACTCGCTGACCGGCACCCGAAAGGGTGGCCCGGCGAAAGCGAGCGTCGTCTCCTCGGGCTTTATGGGGATGCTTTCGGGGTCGTCGGTCGCCAACACGGTCACAACCGGCGCGTTCACGATTCCGCTGATGAAGCGGTCCGGCTACTCGCCGGAGTTCGCCGGTGCCGTCGAATCCTCGACCTCATCAGGTGGCCAGATTCTGCCGCCGGTCATGGGCGCAGCGGCGTTTCTCATCGTCGAGTACACCGGGACACCGTTCCGTGATGTCATCGTCGCGGCCACGATTCCGGCCGTTGCCTTCTTCTTCGGCATGTGGGTGATGGTCCACTTCGAGGCGGCAAAACACGACATCGGTGGGCTTGCCCGCGAACAGCTGCTTGATTTGAAACCACACATCAAGCGGGGTTGGTTCTATCTCTTCCCCATCGTACTGTTGCTGTACTACATCGTCGGTGCTCGCCTCTCTATCGGTCGTGCCGGGTGGCTGACCATTGTCGCGACGATTGCTATCGTTGCGCTCGTGGCCGCCTACAACGAGCGAACCCGCGGCATCATCGCCGGTGGTCTCGCGGTTGCCCTCGCCGCGAACATCGCCAGCTACGCGACCGCCGGCGTCGGGCTCATCACGCTCGCCTTCGGCGGTAGCGGCGAGTCGCTTCCGGTTGCTGCGGCGCTGCGTGCGGGCCTCGGCGACCTCGATGCGATTGCGATTCTCCTCGGCGTTGCCGTGCTGTTGTACGACCGCTCCGGCACGGCACCGCTGCTCAGCCTCGATTCGGCCGTCGACGACACCGCCGACGCTATCGACGACCGCCTCGGGCGACCTGTCGCCGCCTCGCGGGCGGGGCGGTTCGCGACGTTCATTCTCAAATCGATGGAGGCGGGCGCACGCACCGCAACCGTCGTCGTCGTCGCCGTCGCCGCGGCTGGTATCATCCCCGGTATTATCGGCCTCACCGGTCTGGGGCCGAACCTCGCCCGGCTTATCGTCACCGTCAGCGCCGGTTCGTTCGTGGTCTTGCTGCTGCTTGCCGGCGTCTCCGCTATCATCGTCGGAATGGGGATGCCGACGACAGTGATGTACATTATCCTCGTGGCGATGTTGGGCCGGGCCTTCCCCGAGTTCGGGGTGCCGCTGCTCGCCGTCCACCTCTACATCCTCTATCTCGGGCTGATGGCCGACGTGACCCCGCCGGTCGCGGTGGCTGCCTTCGCCGCCAGCGGTGTCGCCAAGTCCGAACCCATCGAGACGGCGATTCAGGCCTTCTTGTTGTCGCTGAACAAGATACTGGTGCCCTTCGCCTTCGTCTTTACTCCCGGAATCATGCTGCTGCGCCCCGACGGCGACCCTGGGGAGACGAACCTGCTCTCGTGGGCCGACGTGACCGACTTCGGGTTCTTCGTCCCCGAAGTCGTCGTTCCGATACTCGGGATGTTCGCCGGCGTCTACGCGCTCGGTATCTGCATCATCGGCTACTTCCGTGCGCCGGTTTCCCGCGTCCAGCGGGTCCTGTATGGCGTCGCCGCGCTGCTGCTTTCGGTTCCGGGTCTCGTACTCCTGCCGACCGAGTCACTGCTTGGGCTGCTCGGCGTTTCGGTCGTGCTTGAGACGCTTGCTGCCGACCTGCTCCTCCGGGGCGTCGGGGCCGCGCTCTTCATTACGCTCCTCGAAAAGGGGCGCCGAGAGGGCCGGAAGGAATCGCCGTCGGAGCCGGCCTCGCCGACCGCGTCATAG
- a CDS encoding DUF1850 domain-containing protein, translating into MPRRAWLPIAALSVLVVASAAGIVVSERDVGTQTLVVEDATDGTELLAVAVEPGSEVAIEYTHSVERTPVVDVYTVDDGELVMTRSEFQSFGAGLPSRADVALEDGVFVYEPPPKRYAQLTVATGHIADHDLVVDGERYDLAALADGESITLDLEHRLFHGL; encoded by the coding sequence ATGCCGAGACGCGCGTGGCTTCCCATCGCCGCGCTGTCCGTTCTCGTCGTCGCTTCGGCCGCTGGTATCGTCGTCTCGGAGCGTGACGTAGGCACTCAGACCCTCGTCGTTGAGGACGCCACCGACGGGACGGAACTACTCGCCGTCGCCGTCGAGCCGGGCTCCGAGGTCGCAATCGAATACACCCACAGCGTCGAGCGAACGCCCGTTGTCGATGTCTACACGGTCGACGACGGCGAACTCGTGATGACCAGAAGCGAGTTCCAGTCGTTCGGTGCCGGACTACCGTCACGAGCGGATGTCGCGCTCGAAGACGGCGTCTTCGTTTACGAGCCGCCCCCGAAACGATATGCACAGCTCACTGTCGCCACCGGTCACATCGCCGACCACGACCTCGTCGTCGACGGCGAGCGGTACGACCTCGCGGCGCTGGCCGACGGCGAAAGCATCACGCTCGACCTCGAACACCGACTCTTTCATGGCCTATGA
- a CDS encoding TAXI family TRAP transporter solute-binding subunit — MVDTSNLDRRSLLKGVGVAGIAGLAGCTGNGDGNGNGNGNGNGNGNGNGNGNGDDGAAGEAIGWHAGGTGGTYYPFSQELKDIVETETNHTLQVQSTGASVENVGSLASGDADFALIQNDIATFATEGRGIAAFEGNPIENLRGVATLYPETIHILTRPAADIETVSDLEGMRVNTGDSGSGTQVNALQILESAAGLTPDDFDEQNSEFAQAADQIRDGDVDAAFIVGGWPVGAIEELATTADVDLLELSDDERATLQEDAQWFTDDTVPGGTYPGIDEDTDTVSVQAMIATREEYDEDIVEEVTAAIFDNEDQITIQSEFVSRDTAQDGMPIELHPGAAAYFN, encoded by the coding sequence ATGGTTGATACGTCTAACCTCGACCGACGGAGCCTACTAAAGGGTGTAGGCGTTGCTGGTATCGCCGGCCTCGCTGGTTGTACCGGGAACGGCGACGGAAACGGCAACGGAAACGGCAACGGAAACGGCAACGGAAACGGCAACGGCAATGGAAACGGCGACGACGGTGCCGCTGGCGAAGCAATCGGCTGGCACGCTGGTGGGACTGGCGGCACGTACTACCCGTTCTCGCAGGAACTCAAGGACATCGTTGAGACGGAGACCAACCACACGCTGCAGGTCCAGTCGACCGGTGCGTCCGTCGAGAACGTCGGCAGCCTCGCCAGCGGCGACGCCGACTTCGCGCTTATCCAGAACGACATCGCGACGTTCGCTACTGAAGGCCGTGGAATTGCCGCCTTCGAGGGCAACCCGATAGAGAACCTCCGTGGCGTTGCGACCCTGTACCCGGAGACGATTCACATCCTCACCCGTCCGGCCGCGGACATCGAGACAGTCTCCGACCTTGAGGGCATGCGTGTCAACACCGGCGACTCCGGCAGCGGCACGCAGGTCAACGCCCTGCAGATTCTCGAATCGGCCGCCGGACTGACCCCCGACGACTTCGACGAACAGAACAGCGAGTTCGCCCAAGCGGCCGACCAGATTCGTGACGGCGACGTTGATGCGGCCTTTATTGTCGGCGGCTGGCCGGTCGGTGCCATCGAAGAGCTCGCGACGACGGCCGATGTCGACCTGCTGGAGCTTAGCGACGACGAGCGGGCGACGCTTCAGGAAGACGCCCAGTGGTTCACCGACGACACGGTGCCCGGCGGCACATACCCCGGCATCGACGAAGACACCGATACCGTCTCGGTGCAGGCGATGATTGCCACCCGCGAGGAGTACGACGAGGACATTGTTGAGGAGGTCACCGCGGCAATCTTCGACAACGAAGACCAGATTACCATCCAAAGTGAGTTCGTCAGCCGCGACACCGCACAGGACGGCATGCCGATTGAACTTCACCCCGGCGCAGCGGCCTACTTCAACTGA